A genome region from Anopheles stephensi strain Indian chromosome 2, UCI_ANSTEP_V1.0, whole genome shotgun sequence includes the following:
- the LOC118504747 gene encoding uncharacterized protein LOC118504747 isoform X2, translating into MDNENGCEAITSTEKLATQENSTQPDCITSPMVDSQIPLSTAIDTEEIAEAMEEDKKSFTLRPGEYPEECAASDNTPSTTTTVPSSSEAIASPEPEKAHEECESNIADATEDEWTHNKAPKQLESPAEQTGDDDVQQEGESPALNGVGNEKCVEPDDEMGVDQLPARHCDEHQEEGQFVQSVSQNAEELLSDAPGKPSCTETESCFKEVDEEVSGAISPIKETEGEGADAGDSSDSLHVRERSPQSCTIEEKQHDSDIPDKVAAADVHSDRKDLYLNPETSSLANFTQATKNSQENKEAVNMNLVTTSEAFEAHDKTTIGVKRVETNAATSIDTAESEPTIITKSLSDPECMRSDPMAQDLAPSNDVVTVASSDCGNHNSITPGNTEPVDELPLHGDMAERSRSVSPLEDSSVQRSNHPLTDRRSSCSKDVNILTRERVRNYTDVHDTLTNGGSSTTLNVANKNDFHFGEAMEKEAAILQEFVGHTTAKEKMAQQLIVTSNSLKRRASETPLEEEVEQRRRRMSTDDIQSKQMKMNADGSSLPPSDSASRNDSLGVSVENASSERNDVTELQISHCEHRGRMETADSDGAGFERPEQENEKCQKSESRVLSEKQEDEENNLNSSIDFSKSSLSIESSVDQEMGRPLTPRVPIELEAMREECTDNKPVPYTEDNTENHLEAADGNSSSNSNSSSSSDSSSSSSSSSSSSSESDSSDDEAEGGEERVLPAIQPVPVPVGLLETEATERVDGGLVPESMREQAPTSEHDSSEESSRDSTAMEVDESAESDDERPSNNREDEAKITRSEGLKLSISLKRSSTVATPNRGEDTPKTATSSLTASIPPPLQPVDFSNILKKGLLLNESKELIKIDYNQVPAMNYSQQVASPSEPAVTRPSLDRVSVQQQYRPPWSIDGSMMAGENILKNTLISKHLNSIGHVGNSVPLLAAPTVDESSDTMDEDNRLVIAEKQRRYRKKGSNNHPSLTPANQQHPNFYPSQQQTQLLQVHQQQFYPHNPDMMLHNKVHGDQGKSLPNSGGMTAEQMHQFNSLAFSGYPTLPGGASFASAPTNEGMKHLIETALHQMKSNKAKPNNGKRTSVERKKRTQQKAGVASSVIEHASSPHSIVSKHLAKHPVGLQSHMMIPPALASLQQVPVVPPPPPPPSEKKKDKKKVFLCSPCGTHYENWNLFVHMREVHRKHICLYCLGIFPSAERLVNHLGTKHGVMKKHHGSLEEYATASDHQAQQQPFYLMCSRCEHMFESTTNNLLEKEEQIRAHDCANYLETCSNCGQLKQPKHRCDGAANGTIPSGKKKPSKKTAITGSIVQSSRYDLPQQASFDGFDAIRTNGNVSHQGTVGTPPKEPAVSKATSKSSSRKKPLNAATPQLLHSSLQQEQHQPQLGAGSSILQSQLLRDVKSVLEQQTPSYPPVSNSELASQHQPLMNGDFSHPTEYMAPPIHSSTPVSYESGTTVVSTPLPTVTHQEMDELPPPAAATPLVPKLKVKIPIQYLTPMESEESSASESEEDEEEEAEEEEEEEEEEEEEAEGGDVDHDEVNEESENVDQNAQIKETEEDNKEREAVTEGHEIAESGAVLQPKTTSEKHLEEEMQPSDEVKNGSQHEIEQTDGLQGSAAMAEDTAMQEPVPMDIDESLQIERRRDVPASIPVDAKSPHGTAVPAIEEASSSIVAAPADEKATPNEQEEMPNSLSTSAELEKANEDVLEKADLSGADFTHSSPKRETDAASTDCGDDGTAEPAATTTEPLSMAGDEVITSASNCSHTQPNDVCTAKDQMVIADSDAQLFTLALDEPLDRISIRDFIRICLRETVPYCLYCNHARRIAVNGRQLVLHIIAMHRFQATVNSITGEELLPETILHRFLNALDELETERAYLNMETFDNSWAMEQRAAVPFAKVFECFQCRFVTVVHKELYLHNRKMHQKSVLLCLMCKGNFFSYSELLCHMCPGVANHTTALDYTFRCCVCNVDEIPSAFRLMVHLRKRHFACDVCLEECVDQARLSNHVWKHKLHHLCYRCGIGYRNKADILKHLFWKHGTEGVLCKRCLQKKWPHVYHFCVPPAQFTCEVCPATFNRSVALKVHRRLHSGDAKYPCTEDGCEKRFISKKLLLKHVHRHDVEKAAVEKMHTNAYMEEGHLSGADDGAQDAKIEDAQLAPELEGASNTSTLKTEPPAPCGDDVAELAATSSTDGKCDEEANDRPEQEVAEKDSIKKEEMDELPEAGKANATEDNKEHLAGDLTGKESAKDHATDETAAAAAAAAATTETRDMSTPVKKSKKKRKAKDDDKSVVDLMNLPALNLSESDSSDDSDNENSNASFNSRRWMDVAETTEAGDPQDDPMESSQSSKMVGGGTSVMSGAELDVADSEKPTNVVASRLEHGEAANIDEVTEANEKSNQDLTASSLDPIANIWNNFKRYQANHRTASRRQSADDEQRLEDELVERMLKSTILHVSQSDHDYCMMFKPISLESELEAELLLTKPPQESLLLKGGSRALEEIAGGEPRRSPETTVPQGSKGKREENQSSDSEDSSDSDSSCECGSNCSCSSSSSNSSSSSSDDSDSSDNEDARKGKKKATSSTPTKKEEDTSTTIPGATAAEVLPQTTEEQEAMQEQELLPPPEPVDPDSVIVDSDLHTDESETDEEFYDEHPQKLANQLLAEKRRQLLAQTGASSVMMNYGMVENSRPSTPSLPPEEMAQGKKKVKPKKRKRERKSSKRFMSPAMLGAQAEQSVPVTAATVAPAMDVVASYIPQPTAYQWPAGGDQPQMQACNFTPNVFTDTCSTTAVPAPAVAAVQQYLHQQQQQLVPHGMAPLESPVVLPSIPAQSILPTLAAEEVGKIGAPRLSTGNSSESDAPLKRSQRSRKPNKFYGYTSDDESAGTSLPLPSGITLSTNPEKSILSLMKPTPPPNLVWSKEDLPSPPSKSNKATGSGAGGSSKMSSSSSSGVRRSVDHLTPVSSRRSSGIGISQEELGAVPLAAALIEQQPIVYPLPPTAPTLMVSTLLPGSDAVSTPIAQNHPPLPKLKLSLGKKSSIASVTPKGVKQAGTANRRRKQTPKTPKVRTPKSAPAIGPNVQASMTTSLGSGPLSAPPVPPGVGALYQLPAVADSRPKIPPIGSFPSIQTDLFRPNQIRVPAGWRAPKEGESVYCYCRAPYDEVSEMIACDDDNCRIEWFHFECVGIIMPPKGKWYCPDCKLKQVHSGAAITPSDAEGEPQPGGQYDATKHALFAAAAGDDGRGMSSLAVAASTNGGGPSIAQPSSAYSHWGQQP; encoded by the exons ATGGACAATGAGAATGGATGCGAAGCTATTACTTCAACTGAAAAACTCGCAACACAGGAAAATAGCACACAACCCGATTGCATCACAAGCCCGATGGTCGACAGCCAAATTCCTCTATCAACCGCAATCGATACAGAAGAAATCGCAGAAGCAATGGAAGAAGATAAGAAATCGTTTACACTGCGTCCGGGGGAATATCCAGAAGAATGTGCCGCCAGCGACAACACGccatcgacgacgacgacggttccatCGAGCTCAGAAGCAATTGCCAGTCCCGAACCGGAGAAGGCTCACGAAGAATGTGAATCGAATATCGCAGACGCGACAGAAGATGAGTGGACGCATAATAAAGCACCGAAACAATTGGAATCTCCTGCAGAACAAAcaggtgatgatgatgtgcaGCAGGAAGGCGAAAGTCCTGCCCTCAACGGAGTTGGGAATGAGAAATGTGTGGAACCGGACGACGAAATGGGAGTGGATCAATTGCCAGCCCGACACTGTGATGAACACCAGGAGGAGGGACAATTCGTGCAAAGCGTTTCACAGAACGCAGAGGAGTTGTTGTCGGATGCACCCGGGAAGCCATCCTGCACTGAAACTGAATCTTGTTTCAAGGAGGTCGACGAAGAGGTTTCCGGAGCGATAAGCCCCATTAAAGAAACTGAAGGGGAAGGTGCGGATGCTGGTGATTCTTCTGACTCGTTGCATGTACGAGAACGATCGCCGCAAAGTTGTACGATAGAAGAGAAACAGCACGACAGCGATATACCGGATAAAGTGGCTGCAGCAGATGTACATAGTGACAGGAAAGATTTGTATTTAAATCCAGAAACCTCATCATTAGCAAACTTTACTCAAGCAACGAAAAATAGTCAAGAAAACAAGGAAGCTGTAAATATGAATTTGGTGACAACGTCTGAAGCTTTTGAAGCGCACGACAAAACTACCATAGGCGTAAAAAGGGTAGAAACTAACGCAGCAACGTCAATCGATACAGCAGAATCGGAGCCTACTATTATTACAAAATCGCTTTCCGATCCAGAATGTATGCGTAGTGATCCAATGGCACAGGACTTAGCGCCCAGCAATGACGTAGTGACGGTTGCTAGTAGTGATTGCGGTAACCATAACAGCATCACTCCTGGGAACACAGAACCAGTAGATGAGTTGCCCTTACATGGTGACATGGCGGAAAGGAGCAGGTCAGTGTCGCCCTTGGAGGATAGCAGCGTGCAGCGCAGCAATCATCCGTTGACCGATCGGCGAAGTTCGTGTAGCAAAGATGTGAATATTTTAACTAGAGAACGCGTAAGAAATTATACAGATGTGCATG ATACACTTACGAATGGCGGAAGCTCAACAACTTTGAACGTAGCGAATAAGAACGACTTTCATTTCGGCGAAGCAATGGAAAAGGAAGCAGCAATTCTCCAAGAATTTGTTGGGCATActacagcaaaagaaaagatgGCACAGCAGCTGATCGTTACCAGTAATTCGTTAAAACGACGTGCATCTGAAACTCCATTGGAAGAGGAAGTGGAACAAAGGAGGAGGCGTATGTCCACTGATGATATCCAGTCCAAGCAGATGAAAATGAATGCAGATGGATCTTCGCTGCCACCTTCCGATTCTGCTAGTAGAAACGATAGTTTAGGCGTCAGCGTTGAGAACGCCTCTAGCGAACGGAACGATGTAACAGAACTACAGATAAGTCACTGCGAGCATCGTGGTCGCATGGAAACCGCAGATAGTGATGGAGCGGGTTTCGAGCGCCCCGaacaggaaaatgaaaaatgtcaaaagtCAGAATCGCGCGTCCTAAGTGAAAAGCAAGAGGAcgaggaaaacaaccttaacaGTTCAATCGATTTCAGCAAATCTTCACTTTCCATTGAGTCATCCGTTGATCAGGAAATGGGACGACCATTGACTCCACGCGTTCCAATAGAACTGGAAGCAATGCGGGAGGAATGTACCGATAATAAGCCCGTTCCATACACCGAAGATAATACGGAAAATCATCTTGAAGCAGCGGATGGCAATAGTAGTAGCAACAGTAACAGCTCCAGCTCATCAGACAGCTCCTCGTCATCCTCTtcgtcttcgtcttcttcgtcCGAAAGTGATAGTTCAGATGATGAAGCAGAAGGTGGTGAGGAAAGAGTTTTGCCTGCTATTCAGCCAGTTCCGGTACCGGTGGGATTGCTGGAAACGGAAGCTACCGAAAGAGTGGACGGTGGTCTCGTTCCGGAATCAATGCGTGAGCAAGCCCCAACTTCCGAACACGACTCTTCAGAGGAAAGCTCTAGAGATAGCACAGCGATGGAAGTGGACGAGTCGGCGGAGTCGGATGACGAACGGCCGAGCAATAATAGGGAGGATGAAGCAAAAATTACCCGCAGCGAGGGTCTGAAGCTGTCCATATCCTTGAAACGTTCATCCACTGTGGCAACACCAAACCGGGGTGAGGATACGCCGAAAACAGCAACATCGTCGTTGACCGCATCAATTCCCCCACCTCTGCAACCGGTCGACTTCAGCAATATTCTCAAAAAGGGTCTGCTGTTGAACGAAAGTAAGGAACTGATCAAGATCGATTACAATCAGGTACCGGCGATGAATTACTCGCAGCAAGTTGCTTCTCCCAGTGAGCCGGCGGTAACAAGACCATCGCTGGATCGGGTTTCAGTGCAGCAACAATACCGGCCGCCTTGGAGCATCGATGGCAGCATGATGGCGGGAGAAAATATCTTAAAAAACACCTTGATTTCGAAACATCTAAACAGTATTGGGCATGTCGGCAACTCGGTTCCGCTACTGGCTGCTCCAACGGTGGACGAATCGTCAGACACGATGGACGAAGATAATCGTTTGGTCATAGCGGAAAAGCAGCGTCGCTATCGAAAGAAGGGTAGTAATAATCACCCATCGCTAACTCCCGCGAACCAGCAACACCCAAACTTCTATCCATCGCAACAACAAACGCAATTACTGCAGGTTCATCAGCAACAGTTCTATCCTCATAATCCTGATATGATGCTACACAACAAAGTACATGGCGACCAGGGGAAAAGCTTGCCAAACAGCGGTGGCATGACGGCAGAACAGATGCACCAATTCAATAGTCTAGCGTTTAGTGGCTATCCTACGCTTCCCGGTGGTGCATCGTTCGCTTCCGCCCCAACGAACGAAGGAATGAAACACCTGATCGAAACAGCGCTTCATCAGATGAAGTCAAACAAAGCGAAACCCAACAATGGAAAACGGACCAGCGTAGAACGGAAGAAGAGGACTCAACAAAAAGCTGGGGTTGCTAGCAGTGTTATTGAACATGCATCCTCACCACACTCGATCGTTTCGAAGCATTTGGCTA AGCACCCGGTTGGCCTTCAAAGTCATATGATGATACCGCCAGCGTTGGCCAGCCTCCAGCAAGTTCCTGTggttccaccaccaccaccaccaccatcagaaaagaagaaagacaAGAAGAAGGTGTTCCTCTGTTCGCCCTGTGGAACACACTACGAGAATTGGAATTTGTTCGTGCACATGCGGGAGGTACATCGCAAGCACATTTGTCTGTACTGCTTGGGCATCTTTCCATCGGCTGAACGGTTGGTGAACCATCTCGGAACGAAGCACGGCGTGATGAAAAAGCATCACGGCAGTTTGGAGGAATATGCAACTGCCTCGGACCACCAAGCGCAACAGCAACCCTTTTATCTCATGTGCTCCCGGTGTGAGCACATGTTTGaaagcaccaccaacaactTGCTAGAAAAGGAGGAACAAATCCGTGCGCACGACTGTGCAAACTATCTGGAAACGTGCAGCAATTGTGGGCAGTTGAAACAGCCCAAACATCGGTGTGACGGGGCAGCGAACGGTACGATACCGAGTGGCAAAAAGAAACCATCCAAAAAGACCGCTATCACCGGTTCGATCGTCCAATCGTCGAGGTACGATTTACCACAACAAGCGTCGTTCGATGGTTTTGACGCGATTAGAACGAATGGGAATGTCAGCCACCAGGGAACCGTAGGCACACCGCCGAAAGAACCCGCCGTGTCAAAGGCAACCAGTAAGTCTTCAAGTAGGAAAAAACCACTCAACGCTGCAACACCGCAACTTCTGCACAGTTCCTTGCAGCAGGAGCAACATCAGCCACAGCTTGGTGCTGGTAGTTCTATACTTCAATCGCAATTGCTGAGGGATGTAAAATCTGTGCTAGAGCAGCAGACTCCAAGCTACCCTCCAGTAAGCAATTCCGAGCTCGCATCCCAACATCAACCTCTCATGAATGGTGATTTTTCGCATCCGACGGAGTATATGGCACCACCGATCCATTCTTCAACTCCTGTATCGTACGAATCGGGTACGACTGTCGTCAGCACGCCATTGCCAACTGTGACCCATCAGGAAATGGATGAACTGCCACCGCCAGCCGCCGCCACTCCTCTAGTGCCAAAATTGAAGGTGAAAATACCGATCCAGTATCTCACGCCGATGGAAAGTGAAGAATCTTCCGCATCTGAAAgtgaggaggacgaggaggaggaagcggaagaagaagaggaggaggaggaagaggaggaagaggaagcgGAGGGTGGCGACGTGGACCATGATGAGGTGAATGAAGAATCGGAAAACGTGGACCAGAATGCGCAAATAaaagaaacggaagaggaCAACAAAGAACGCGAAGCAGTTACAGAGGGACATGAAATTGCTGAAAGTGGCGCGGTTCTACAGCCTAAAACAACAAGTGAGAAGCATCTCGAAGAGGAAATGCAACCATCTGATGAAGTGAAAAACGGCAGCCAACATGAAATCGAGCAGACCGACGGACTGCAAGGAAGTGCAGCTATGGCAGAAGACACCGCTATGCAGGAACCCGTTCCGATGGATATCGATGAAAGTCTTCAGATAGAACGAAGGCGAGACGTTCCAGCAAGCATACCGGTTGATGCAAAGTCTCCACACGGAACGGCAGTTCCTGCTATAGAAGAAGCATCGTCAAGCATAGTAGCGGCACCGGCTGATGAAAAAGCCACACCGAACGAACAGGAGGAAATGCCGAATAGTTTGTCTACTTCTGCGGAACTTGAAAAAGCGAATGAAGACGTGTTGGAAAAAGCGGACCTGAGCGGTGCTGATTTCACTCACAGTTCGCCAAAAAGGGAGACCGATGCTGCTAGTACGGACTGCGGTGATGATGGAACTGCAGAACCGGCGGCCACTACAACAGAGCCATTATCGATGGCAGGTGATGAAGTTATAACATCAGCCAGTAATTGTAGTCATACGCAACCGAACGACGTCTGTACGGCAAAGGATCAAATGGTAATTGCCGACAGTGACGCTCAACTGTTCACGCTTGCGCTTGACGAACCGCTAGATCGCATTTCGATTCGGGACTTTATAAGAATATGTTTGCGCGAGACGGTTCCATATTGTCTGTACTGTAACCACGCCCGCCGCATTGCCGTTAACGGACGTCAGCTGGTTCTCCACATCATCGCAATGCACCGCTTCCAGGCTACTGTGAACAGCATCACCGGCGAGGAGCTTTTGCCCGAAACGATTCTACACCGCTTTCTCAACGCACTGGACGAGCTCGAGACGGAACGGGCGTACCTGAACATGGAAACGTTCGACAATTCCTGGGCGATGGAGCAACGAGCGGCGGTACCGTTCGCGAAGGTGTTTGAGTGTTTCCAGTGTCGCTTCGTGACGGTGGTGCACAAGGAGCTGTATCTGCACAATCGCAAAATGCACCAAAAGTCGGTACTGCTCTGTCTGATGTGTAAAGGCAATTTCTTCAGCTACAGCGAACTGCTCTGTCACATGTGCCCGGGAGTGGCCAACCACACGACCGCGCTGGATTACACCTTTCGATGCTGCGTGTGCAACGTGGACGAGATTCCGTCCGCCTTTCGGCTGATGGTGCATCTGCGCAAACGGCACTTCGCTTGTGACGTGTGCCTGGAGGAGTGTGTAGATCAAGCCCGGCTCTCGAACCATGTGTGGAAGCACAAGCTGCACCATCTCTGCTACCGGTGTGGCATCGGCTATCGCAACAAGGCGGACATACTGAAGCATCTGTTCTGGAAGCACGGCACGGAGGGGGTGCTTTGCAAGCGGTGTCTGCAAAAGAAATGGCCCCACGTGTATCACTTCTGTGTTCCGCCGGCACAGTTCACGTGCGAGGTGTGTCCGGCAACGTTTAATCGATCGGTAGCGCTGAAGGTGCACCGGCGCCTGCACAGTGGCGATGCGAAGTATCCCTGTACGGAGGATGGCTGTGAAAAGCGGTTCATTTCGAAGAAACTTCTGCTAAAGCACGTTCATCGGCACGATGTGGAAAAGGCTGCGGTGGAAAAGATGCACACTAACGCGTACATGGAAGAGGGCCATCTTTCGGGCGCTGATGATGGTGCGCAAGATGCAAAGATAGAGGATGCGCAATTAGCGCCCGAATTGGAAGGAGCTTCCAACACGTCCACCTTGAAGACCGAGCCACCAGCTCCGTGCGGTGATGATGTGGCAGAGCTGGCCGCCACGAGCTCTACCGATGGAAAATGCGATGAAGAAGCAAATGATCGACCTGAGCAAGAAGTGGCTGAgaaagattcaattaaaaaGGAGGAAATGGACGAACTGCCTGAAGCCGGAAAGGCAAATGCTACAGAAGACAACAAAGAGCATTTGGCGGGAGATTTAACTGGAAAGGAGTCAGCAAAAGATCATGCAACCGatgaaacagcagcagcagcagcagccgctgcAGCTACGACTGAGACGAGGGATATGTCAACGCCGGTGAAGAAATCGAAGAAAAAGCGAAAGGCAAAGGACGACGATAAGTCGGTAGTAGATCTAATGAACTTGCCCGCTCTGAACCTTTCCGAGAGTGACAGTAGTGATGATTCCGATAATGAAAACTCTAACGCAAGCTTCAACTCCAGACGCTGGATGGATGTCGCTGAAACGACGGAAGCAGGAGACCCACAGGATGATCCGATGGAATCGTCGCAATCATCAAAGATGGTCGGCGGCGGTACAAGTGTTATGTCTGGGGCAGAGCTGGACGTTGCTGATAGCGAAAAGCCAACGAACGTTGTTGCTTCACGGTTAGAGCACGGAGAAGCAGCAAATATCGATGAAGTAACggaagcaaatgaaaaatcGAATCAAGATCTGACGGCTTCTTCGTTGGATCCGATTGCAAATATTTGGAACAATTTCAAGCGTTATCAGGCGAACCATCGGACCGCTAGTCGAAGGCAGTCCGCGGACGACGAGCAGCGACTTGAAGATGAATTGGTTGAGCGTATGTTGAAAAGCACGATTCTCCATGTATCTCAGTCCGATCACGATTACTGCATGATGTTTAAGCCGATTTCGTTAGAGTCCGAGTTGGAGGCCGAACTGCTGCTCACCAAACCCCCGCAAGAGTCGCTCTTGTTGAAGGGAGGAAGTAGAGCATTGGAAGAAATTGCGGGAGGAGAGCCTCGCCGCTCACCCGAAACTACAGTTCCCCAAGGCTCCAAGGGGAAGCGCGAGGAGAATCAATCATCGGATAGTGAAGACAGTAGCGATTCCGACTCGAGTTGCGAATGTGGTTCCAACTGTAGTTGCAGTTCGAGTTCGAGTAACAGTTCCAGCTCCAGTTCGGATGATTCCGACAGCTCGGACAATGAGGACGCAAGAAAAGGCAAAAAGAAGGCAACGAGTTCTACTCCAaccaagaaggaagaagatacCAGCACCACCATTCCTGGAGCTACAGCTGCCGAAGTTCTACCCCAAACTACCGAGGAACAGGAAGCTATGCAAGAACAAGAACTGCTGCCACCACCAGAGCCGGTTGATCCGGACAGTGTAATTGTGGATTCGGACCTACACACAGACGAGTCGGAAACGGACGAAGAATTCTATGACGAACATCCACAGAAGCTGGCCAACCAGCTGCTGGCAGAAAAGCGCCGCCAACTGCTGGCCCAGACGGGTGCATCGAGTGTCATGATGAACTACGGTATGGTAGAAAACAGCCGACCGTCGACACCCTCGCTTCCACCGGAGGAAATGGCACAGGGTAAGAAGAAGGTGAAGCCGAAGAAACGCAAGCGAGAACGAAAGTCCTccaaacgcttcatgtcgccGGCTATGCTAGGTGCGCAGGCTGAACAGTCGGTGCCGGTCACCGCCGCTACAGTTGCACCGGCGATGGATGTTGTTGCATCGTACATACCGCAACCGACTGCTTACCAATGGCCTGCAGGCGGTGATCAGCCACAGATGCAGGCATGCAACTTTACGCCTAACGTTTTCACCGATACATGTTCCACGACGGCCGTCCCTGCTCCAGCGGTAGCCGCGGTTCAACAGTATctgcatcaacagcagcagcagctggtgcCGCACGGTATGGCACCGCTAGAGTCGCCGGTCGTGCTTCCGTCGATTCCAGCACAATCCATACTGCCAACACTGGCCGCTGAAGAGGTGGGAAAAATCGGTGCCCCGCGTCTTAGCACGGGCAACAGTTCGGAATCGGACGCGCCGCTGAAGCGTTCACAACGTAGCAGAAAGCCGAATAAATTCTACGGATACACCAGCGACGATGAAAGTGCGGGCACTTCGCTACCTCTTCCGTCCGGCATAACGCTATCGACGAACCCGGAAAAATCGATCCTTTCGCTGATGAAACCCACCCCACCGCCGAATTTGGTATGGAGCAAGGAAGATCTGCCCTCGCCCCCGTCCAAGTCCAACAAGGCGACAGGGAGTGGCGCTGGTGGTAGCAGCAAGATGTCCTCTTCCTCGTCATCCGGCGTACGGCGCAGCGTGGATCATCTTACACCGGTATCATCGAGGCGAAGCTCAGGCATTGGTATTTCGCAGGAGGAGCTTGGCGCTGTACCGCTAGCTGCTGCACTGATCGAACAGCAACCGATCGTTTACCCTTTGCCACCAACAGCACCAACGCTGATGGTGAGCACGCTGCTACCAGGGTCGGATGCGGTGAGTACTCCAATCGCGCAAAATCATCCGCCGCTACCGAAACTGAAGCTTTCGCTAGGCAAAAAGTCGTCCATCGCTAGCGTCACACCCAAAGGTGTTAAGCAAGCTGGTACTGCTAATAGGCGCCGCAAACAAACACCCAAAACCCCGAAAGTGAGAACACCCAAATCTGCACCCGCGATCGGTCCGAATGTGCAGGCGTCGATGACGACGAGCCTGGGTTCGGGACCACTTTCGGCGCCTCCGGTACCGCCCGGCGTCGGCGCACTGTACCAGCTACCGGCCGTGGCTGATTCACGACCAAAAATTCCACCAATCGGATCGTTCCCCAGCATACAGACGGACCTGTTCCGACCAAACCAGATCCGCGTCCCGGCCGGGTGGCGTGCACCGAAGGAGGGTGAATCCGTGTACTGTTACTGCCGTGCGCCGTACGACGAGGTGTCGGAGATGATAGCATGCGATGACGATAATTGTCGCATCGAATGGTTCCACTTCGAGTGTGTCGGCATCATAATGCCACCGAAGGGCAAGTGGTACTGTCCGGACTGTAAGCTAAAGCAGGTTCATTCGGGCGCAGCGATAACACCATCGGATGCTGAAGGTGAACCACAGCCCGGTGGCCAATATGATGCAACGAAACATGCACTCTTTGCTGCAGCAGCCGGTGACGATGGCCGGGGAATGTCTTCCTTAGCGGTGGCGGCTTCAACGAATGGAGGTGGGCCCAGCATAGCACAACCGTCATCCGCCTATAGTCATTGGGGTCAACAGCCATAG